The Callospermophilus lateralis isolate mCalLat2 chromosome 3, mCalLat2.hap1, whole genome shotgun sequence genome has a segment encoding these proteins:
- the Irf9 gene encoding interferon regulatory factor 9 → MATGRARSTRKLRNWVVEQVESGNFPGVCWDDTNKTMFRIPWKHAGKQDFREDQDAAFFKAWAIFKGKSKEGDIGGPAVWKTRLRCALNKSPEFEEVPERGCMDVAEPYKVYRLLPPGTLPAQPETQKSPSKRRLSSVSSEREEEEDTSNNCTLSLNYLQDPLSNEVRTNGEASHSDSRSSSSRSSSPESQEGVDTTEATVQEDQVSMEHLPPLNSDYSLLLTFIYSGRVVGKAQVHSLDCRLVAEFSDSRSSMEQVVFPKPDPSEPIQRLLSQIERGILVASNSRGLFVQRLCPIPISWNAPQAPPGPGPHLLPSNKCVELFRTTYFCRDLDRYSQGLGPLPKFQVALHFWERSSDPNNTSQNLITVQMEQAFARHLLEKRSRQPLLSCCSLGDPPAASPLYSSFLL, encoded by the exons ATGGCAACAGGCAGGGCACGTTCTACGCGAAAGCTCCGGAATTGGGTGGTAGAGCAAGTGGAGAGTGGGAATTTCCCAGGAGTGTGCTGGGATGACACAAATAAGACCATGTTCCGGATTCCCTGGAAGCACGCAGGCAAGCAGGACTTTCGGGAGGACCAGGATGCTGCCTTCTTCAAG GCCTGGGCTATATTTAAGGGAAAGTCCAAGGAGGGCGACATAGGAGGCCCTGCTGTCTGGAAGACTCGCCTGCGCTGTGCCCTCAACAAGAGTCCTGAATTTGAAGAGGTTCCTGAGAGAGGCTGTATGGATGTTGCCGAACCCTACAAGGTATATCGGCTGCTGCCACCAGGCACCCTCCCTG CCCAGCCAGAGACCCAGAAATCACCATCAAAGAGACGCCTCAGTTCCGTGTCCtctgagagggaggaggaggaggataccTCGAACAATTGCACACTCAGTCTCAACTATCTCCAGGACCCCCTCAGTAAT GAGGTAAGGACTAATGGGGAAGCAAGCCACTCAGACAgtagaagcagcagcagcagaagtaGCAGCCCTGAGTCACAGGAAG GTGTGGATACCACTGAGGCTACTGTTCAAGAGGATCAGGTATCCATGGAGCATCTCCCGCCTCTGAACTCAG ACTACTCGCTGCTGCTCACCTTCATCTACAGTGGGCGTGTGGTAGGCAAAGCCCAGGTGCACAGCCTGGACTGCCGCCTTGTTGCTGAGTTCTCAGACTCCAGGAGCAGCATGGAACAGGTTGTATTTCCCAAGCCTGACCCATCAGAGCCCATCCAGCGCCTCCTGAGCCAGATTGAGAGAGGCATCTTGGTGGCCAGTAACTCCAGAGGTCTCTTTGTACAACGCCTTTGCCCCATCCCCATCTCCTGGAATGCACCCCAGGCCCCACCTGGGCCAGGCCCGCATTTGCTACCCAGCAATAAGTGTGTGGAGCTCTTCAGGACCACCTATTTCTGCAGAG ATTTGGACAGGTACTCCCAGGGCCTGGGCCCCCTACCCAAGTTCCAGGTAGCACTGCATTTCTGGGAGAGGAGCTCTGACCCCAACAATACCTCACAGAATCTTATCACAGTGCAA ATGGAGCAGGCCTTTGCCCGACATTTACTGGAGAAGAGGAGCAGGCAGCCACTTTTATCCTGCTGTAGTCTAGGGGACCCACCTGCTGCCTCACCTCTCTATTCCTCCTTTCTCCTTTGA